One Qipengyuania aurantiaca genomic region harbors:
- a CDS encoding helix-turn-helix domain-containing protein gives MPAEEGTHIVVKLDDLLHAKRMTLTELADRVGLTLANLSILKTGKAKAIRFSTLEAICRELECQPGDLLAYMRD, from the coding sequence ATGCCAGCCGAAGAAGGAACCCATATCGTGGTCAAACTGGACGACCTCCTCCACGCAAAGCGCATGACGCTGACCGAGCTTGCAGACCGGGTGGGCCTGACCCTCGCCAACCTCTCGATCCTCAAGACCGGCAAGGCCAAGGCCATCCGCTTCTCCACGCTTGAGGCGATCTGCCGCGAGCTGGAATGCCAGCCGGGCGACCTGCTCGCCTACATGAGGGATTGA
- the rplJ gene encoding 50S ribosomal protein L10: protein MDRSQKADSVAQLNEVFNQAGVVVVTRNLGLTVAQSTELRTKMREAGASYQVAKNRLAKLALDGTDYTGIADHLSGPTGLAYSEDPVAAAKVAVEFAKTNDKLEIVGGSMGATALDEAGVKALASMPSLDELRGTIVGLVNAPATKVVRTIKEPTSMLARVFGAYGAKEAA, encoded by the coding sequence ATGGATCGTTCGCAAAAAGCCGATTCGGTCGCCCAGCTCAACGAAGTCTTCAACCAGGCTGGCGTGGTCGTCGTGACCCGCAACCTGGGCCTGACGGTCGCTCAGTCGACTGAACTGCGTACGAAGATGCGTGAAGCCGGTGCGTCCTACCAGGTTGCGAAGAACCGTCTCGCCAAGCTCGCTCTCGACGGTACCGATTACACCGGTATCGCCGATCACCTCAGCGGCCCGACCGGCCTCGCGTACAGCGAAGACCCGGTTGCGGCTGCGAAGGTGGCGGTGGAATTCGCCAAGACGAACGACAAGCTCGAAATCGTCGGCGGCTCCATGGGAGCGACCGCACTCGACGAAGCCGGGGTCAAGGCGCTTGCCTCGATGCCGAGCCTCGACGAACTGCGTGGCACGATCGTGGGCCTGGTCAACGCGCCGGCAACCAAGGTTGTCCGCACGATCAAGGAACCCACCTCGATGCTCGCTCGCGTCTTCGGTGCCTATGGCGCCAAGGAAGCCGCGTAA
- the rplL gene encoding 50S ribosomal protein L7/L12, with protein sequence MADIAKLVEELSKLTVMEAAELAKALEEEWGVSAAAAVAVAGPAGGGDAGAAAEEKDEFDVVLTGDGGKKIQVIKEVRAITGLGLTEAKALVEGAPKALKEGVNKAEAEEIKGKIEAAGGTVELK encoded by the coding sequence ATGGCTGATATCGCCAAGCTTGTTGAAGAACTGTCGAAGCTGACCGTCATGGAAGCCGCTGAGCTTGCCAAGGCACTTGAAGAAGAGTGGGGCGTGAGCGCCGCTGCTGCTGTTGCTGTTGCTGGCCCGGCCGGCGGCGGTGACGCAGGTGCCGCTGCTGAAGAAAAGGACGAATTCGACGTCGTCCTCACCGGCGACGGTGGCAAGAAGATCCAGGTCATCAAGGAAGTCCGCGCCATCACCGGTCTCGGCCTCACCGAAGCCAAGGCTCTCGTCGAAGGCGCACCGAAGGCCCTCAAGGAAGGCGTCAACAAGGCTGAAGCCGAAGAAATCAAGGGCAAGATCGAAGCGGCCGGCGGTACCGTCGAACTCAAGTAA
- a CDS encoding acyloxyacyl hydrolase, whose amino-acid sequence MRLARTLTSLAVLAAAVPASLSAQEVYGGVYAHAVDTPFTFDTGEGGTDVQAGVRFDPIEGLADVQPYVFGSANLSGDTSFVGVGVSWKAELGPVYLRPGGGLVVHDAPELRVDPETGYRTDLGSRVLFEPEIALGVDLDERWSVEASWVHISNARLFNREQNPGIDMMGLRVNRRF is encoded by the coding sequence TTGCGCCTAGCCCGTACCCTGACCTCGCTCGCCGTGCTTGCGGCTGCCGTTCCCGCCTCGCTGTCGGCGCAGGAAGTCTATGGCGGGGTCTACGCCCATGCCGTCGACACCCCGTTCACCTTCGACACGGGCGAAGGCGGCACGGATGTGCAGGCGGGCGTCCGCTTCGATCCGATCGAAGGCCTGGCCGATGTCCAGCCCTATGTCTTCGGCTCGGCCAACCTTTCGGGCGATACCAGCTTCGTGGGCGTCGGCGTGAGCTGGAAGGCGGAACTGGGTCCGGTCTATCTGCGCCCGGGGGGCGGGCTGGTCGTGCATGATGCGCCCGAACTCAGGGTCGACCCGGAGACCGGCTATCGCACCGATCTGGGCAGCCGCGTGCTGTTTGAGCCCGAAATCGCGCTCGGCGTCGACCTCGACGAGAGATGGTCCGTTGAGGCGAGTTGGGTGCACATATCGAACGCCCGCCTCTTCAACCGCGAACAGAACCCTGGCATCGACATGATGGGCTTGCGCGTGAATCGCCGTTTTTAG
- a CDS encoding transglutaminase-like cysteine peptidase, whose amino-acid sequence MIRAASSSATLRTALFGAAMLACMPQAAQAATPVVAVQAAEMVASDCSASLLRPSATTAPISIAAPAPSKAAQILGGESALDAIRARQAGAPASHPLLSGSPTKAFEPAAAPIAARPAGCAIAASPFAANAPIDLGTPALALPRRDEPVLGAAPQADRVLGSRMVRISRTSFDAQWQRVGASRADLSATLARVGSASQDRAALAASVNAWVNREIAHAEDIELFGRSDYWADAATTLRLGRGDCEDFALLKMELLAAAGVAREDMMLTLARDLIRRQDHAVLMVRTEDGLLMLDNVGSAPLDGTQSHGYRPVMSLGANQSWLHGY is encoded by the coding sequence ATGATCAGAGCCGCCTCCTCGTCCGCCACGCTTCGCACCGCCTTGTTCGGTGCCGCCATGCTGGCGTGCATGCCGCAGGCGGCGCAGGCCGCAACGCCGGTTGTGGCGGTGCAGGCAGCAGAGATGGTTGCCAGCGATTGCAGCGCTTCGCTGCTCCGACCTTCCGCCACGACCGCCCCAATCTCCATCGCGGCACCGGCGCCCAGCAAGGCGGCACAGATCCTCGGCGGCGAAAGCGCGCTCGACGCGATCCGCGCCCGGCAGGCTGGCGCTCCGGCATCGCACCCGCTTCTTTCCGGCAGCCCGACCAAGGCGTTCGAGCCCGCTGCCGCTCCCATAGCCGCCCGCCCGGCAGGCTGCGCCATCGCGGCCAGCCCCTTTGCAGCCAATGCGCCGATCGATCTCGGCACTCCCGCACTCGCGCTTCCGCGCCGGGACGAGCCGGTACTCGGCGCCGCGCCCCAGGCCGACCGCGTGCTCGGCAGCCGCATGGTCCGCATCTCGCGCACCAGCTTCGATGCGCAGTGGCAGCGCGTTGGCGCCAGCCGCGCTGACCTTTCGGCCACGCTCGCCCGCGTCGGCTCCGCTTCGCAGGACCGCGCGGCCTTGGCGGCCAGCGTGAACGCCTGGGTCAATCGCGAGATTGCCCATGCCGAGGATATCGAGCTTTTCGGTCGCAGCGACTATTGGGCCGATGCCGCCACCACGCTGCGCCTGGGCCGCGGCGATTGCGAAGACTTCGCCCTGCTCAAGATGGAACTGCTCGCCGCCGCCGGCGTCGCGCGCGAAGACATGATGCTGACCCTCGCCCGCGATCTGATCCGCCGGCAGGACCACGCCGTGCTGATGGTCCGCACCGAGGACGGCCTGCTCATGCTCGACAATGTCGGCAGCGCGCCGCTCGATGGCACGCAGAGCCACGGCTACCGCCCGGTGATGAGCCTTGGCGCCAATCAGAGCTGGCTCCACGGCTATTAA
- a CDS encoding HlyD family type I secretion periplasmic adaptor subunit: MSVFQRWNMMTASRRLIVTAAVGMALLFAWAAVAQVDQITRGVGTVIPSSKAQLVQPAEPSVVSEILVRSGQSVKKGDLLVRLDDSQSASALGELQTENERLSARAQRLDTEASGGALGCEPGTPCAEEARLAQARRDTARAREASLASAVEQRRRDLSEAQATASSLESSLRLAREQVDMLRPLAAKNIVPQTDLLQAQREVVDLQGRLSAARQAAGRASAAISQAQADLSQARADFRQQALAERSEIATRIAVNEQSIRGASARRDRNELRAPSDGIVNDVQVTTEGGFVNAGEKIMQIVPVGDKLLIEAKISPSDRAFVKVGDRANVKVTAYDFSIYGGMRGRVVQVSADSIFDEVEREAYYSVVIETDRSFIEKGGARLPIVPGMICDVEILTARRSVLSYLFKPVNRAFDRAMTER, encoded by the coding sequence ATGAGTGTTTTCCAGCGCTGGAACATGATGACCGCCTCGCGCCGCCTGATCGTCACTGCGGCGGTGGGCATGGCGCTGCTCTTCGCCTGGGCCGCCGTGGCGCAGGTCGACCAGATCACGCGCGGCGTTGGCACGGTCATCCCGTCGAGCAAGGCGCAGCTGGTGCAGCCGGCCGAGCCTTCGGTGGTGTCCGAGATCCTCGTTCGCAGCGGGCAGAGCGTGAAGAAGGGCGACCTCCTCGTCCGCCTCGACGATTCGCAGAGCGCCTCGGCGCTGGGCGAGTTGCAGACAGAAAACGAGCGGCTCTCGGCCCGTGCGCAGCGCCTCGACACCGAGGCCTCCGGCGGCGCGCTGGGGTGCGAACCCGGCACGCCCTGCGCGGAAGAAGCGCGGCTTGCGCAGGCACGCCGCGACACCGCCCGGGCACGCGAAGCCTCGCTGGCCTCGGCTGTCGAGCAGCGCCGCCGCGATCTTTCCGAAGCGCAGGCGACCGCTTCCAGCCTCGAAAGCAGCTTGAGGCTGGCGCGAGAGCAAGTCGACATGCTGCGTCCGCTCGCAGCCAAGAACATCGTACCGCAGACCGACTTGCTGCAGGCCCAGCGCGAGGTCGTTGACCTGCAGGGCCGTCTTTCGGCCGCGCGCCAGGCGGCGGGCCGGGCGTCGGCCGCGATCAGCCAGGCGCAGGCGGATCTAAGCCAGGCGCGTGCCGACTTCCGCCAGCAGGCGCTTGCCGAACGCAGCGAGATTGCCACGCGCATCGCGGTCAACGAGCAGAGCATTCGCGGGGCCTCGGCCCGTCGCGACCGCAACGAATTGCGCGCACCCTCCGACGGTATCGTCAACGATGTGCAGGTCACTACTGAAGGCGGCTTCGTCAACGCGGGCGAAAAGATCATGCAGATCGTGCCTGTGGGCGACAAGCTGCTGATCGAGGCAAAAATCTCGCCGAGCGACCGGGCCTTCGTGAAGGTCGGCGACCGTGCCAATGTGAAGGTCACGGCCTATGATTTCTCGATCTATGGCGGGATGCGCGGCCGCGTGGTGCAGGTCAGCGCCGACAGCATCTTCGACGAGGTCGAGCGCGAAGCCTATTATTCGGTGGTCATCGAGACCGACCGCTCCTTCATCGAGAAGGGCGGGGCGCGCCTGCCCATCGTCCCGGGTATGATCTGCGACGTCGAGATCCTGACCGCGCGCCGCAGCGTGCTGTCCTATCTCTTCAAGCCGGTGAACCGCGCCTTCGACCGCGCGATGACCGAGCGCTAA
- a CDS encoding cell wall hydrolase encodes MSKAAVTRIRRAWGYAFLVATSFLIGTSSLLMPQDKAIAMAKLAPEMQADLADMTTSTEAESTLVEIDEGGALARNLAIPTLAGRIERAGGFSGIPMSSRHYGTASECLAQAVYYEAALEPEQGQRAVAQVVLNRVRHPAYPNTVCGVVYQGWNQPVCQFSFTCDGALMRAPQANLWRQSKQIAREALAGREVAEVGTATHYHADYVVPYWAFKMGKLATIGRHIFYRFPGSPGRAASFYGNWAGREFKPQVDFARFLADDTEERVARVAEPTYIPGLTVVPDVTDRHAKADVGGRIDTTKTWRLTIPDPVEASAGYRNTLSSQGALIADEVAPAEVSEQEQ; translated from the coding sequence GTGAGCAAGGCCGCCGTCACCCGCATCCGCCGCGCTTGGGGCTATGCCTTCCTCGTGGCGACCAGCTTCCTGATCGGCACGTCCTCGCTGCTGATGCCGCAGGATAAGGCTATCGCCATGGCCAAGCTCGCGCCCGAAATGCAGGCCGACCTTGCCGACATGACGACTTCCACCGAGGCGGAAAGCACGCTGGTCGAGATCGACGAGGGCGGTGCGCTCGCACGCAACCTCGCCATCCCGACATTGGCCGGGCGGATCGAGCGCGCGGGCGGTTTCTCGGGCATCCCGATGTCCTCGCGCCACTATGGTACGGCGAGCGAGTGCCTTGCGCAGGCGGTCTATTACGAAGCCGCTCTGGAGCCCGAACAGGGCCAGCGCGCGGTGGCGCAGGTGGTTCTCAACCGCGTGCGGCACCCGGCCTATCCCAACACCGTCTGCGGCGTGGTCTACCAGGGCTGGAACCAGCCCGTCTGCCAGTTCAGTTTCACCTGCGACGGCGCCCTGATGCGTGCGCCGCAAGCCAATCTCTGGCGCCAGTCGAAGCAGATCGCGCGCGAGGCCCTTGCCGGACGTGAAGTGGCCGAGGTGGGCACCGCCACCCATTACCACGCCGACTATGTCGTCCCCTACTGGGCGTTCAAGATGGGCAAGCTCGCCACCATCGGTCGGCACATCTTCTACCGCTTCCCCGGTTCGCCCGGCCGCGCGGCAAGTTTCTACGGCAATTGGGCCGGCCGCGAGTTCAAGCCACAGGTCGACTTCGCACGCTTCCTTGCCGATGACACCGAAGAGCGTGTGGCGCGCGTGGCAGAGCCCACCTACATACCCGGTCTTACCGTCGTACCCGACGTCACCGACCGCCACGCCAAGGCCGATGTCGGCGGACGGATCGACACGACCAAGACCTGGCGCCTGACCATTCCCGATCCGGTCGAGGCCAGCGCCGGCTATCGCAACACGCTTTCCTCGCAAGGCGCGCTCATCGCCGATGAAGTTGCCCCCGCAGAGGTTTCGGAGCAAGAGCAATGA
- a CDS encoding type I secretion system permease/ATPase, whose protein sequence is MEQARAKQIDGRVLDPLVDCIGEAAKRYGLPFARSTLAQLPRNPEGLLPAHQAPAALDLAGLHHDLVRQRRLPTSAKTLPAIAALEEGGFILLLEAQEDELLVWRPETGTESWEKRLDIGETFEGTLWPVYGDPDRMRADEAPWHAKARTHWFWGELRRERSAFMPVILASLLVNLLAISLPIFTMNVYDRVIPNQAQETLWVLGTGVLLAFALEFALRRARTGIVDEIAQRLDLKLSQKIFSRLLAMPLAERKGHTGSMAARVTEYQTVRDFFASTSVVLVVDVVFLVVFVAVIAIIAGWLALVPLTIIAAMAIAGFILQKKVVEASQDAQADYGLQQTLLVESLTGAETLKAMGGEGGMLSRWHRLADIGGHSQLRLRNINSVAVSLAQVFQQISTVALIIGGYYLFAAGEITMGAIIAIVMLASRSLAPAGQIAFLLTRGRQAKETLASIERMFEGSDERKLGASVAPAAITRPRIVFEDAEFRYAEEAPAALTGLNLTIEPGERIAIVGRVASGKSTFGRLLCGLYAPSKGAMIVNGIDSRQYRPHQLREALGFVGQDAALFSGSVRDNLTLGRMGLSEEALLEAMRSTGADQFLSRDAGGFDRSVGEDGRQLSGGQRSFLSLARALVEPRELLFLDEPTGAMDSETEKMFVERLSGAMRPEQTLVISTHRPALFAICNRLIVLDKGRVAADGPIKEVLAKAGASRGGVS, encoded by the coding sequence ATGGAACAAGCAAGGGCTAAACAGATCGACGGGCGGGTCCTGGACCCGCTCGTCGATTGCATTGGTGAAGCAGCGAAGCGATACGGCCTGCCGTTCGCGCGCAGCACGCTCGCCCAGCTTCCCCGCAACCCTGAAGGCCTGCTGCCCGCACACCAGGCACCCGCCGCGCTTGACCTCGCCGGGCTGCATCACGACCTCGTGCGCCAGCGCCGCCTGCCTACGAGTGCAAAAACTCTGCCGGCCATCGCCGCGCTGGAAGAGGGCGGGTTCATCCTGCTCCTCGAGGCGCAAGAGGATGAACTGCTCGTCTGGCGCCCGGAAACCGGCACCGAGAGCTGGGAAAAGCGCCTCGATATCGGCGAGACTTTCGAGGGCACGCTGTGGCCCGTCTATGGCGATCCCGACCGCATGCGCGCCGACGAGGCACCCTGGCACGCCAAGGCCCGCACCCACTGGTTCTGGGGCGAACTGCGCCGTGAACGCAGCGCCTTCATGCCGGTCATCCTCGCCTCGCTGCTGGTGAACCTGCTGGCGATCTCGCTGCCGATCTTCACTATGAACGTCTATGACCGGGTGATTCCGAACCAAGCGCAGGAAACGCTCTGGGTACTCGGCACCGGCGTGCTGCTGGCCTTCGCGCTGGAATTCGCCCTGCGCCGCGCGCGCACCGGCATCGTCGACGAGATCGCCCAGCGGCTTGATCTCAAGCTGAGCCAGAAAATCTTCTCCCGCCTGCTCGCCATGCCGCTCGCCGAGCGCAAGGGACACACCGGCTCGATGGCGGCGCGCGTCACCGAATACCAGACCGTGCGCGATTTCTTCGCCTCAACCTCGGTCGTGCTGGTGGTCGACGTGGTCTTTCTCGTGGTCTTCGTGGCGGTCATCGCCATCATCGCGGGCTGGCTCGCGCTGGTGCCGCTGACCATCATCGCCGCCATGGCGATCGCCGGTTTCATCCTGCAGAAAAAGGTGGTCGAGGCCTCGCAGGACGCGCAAGCCGATTACGGATTGCAGCAGACCCTGCTGGTGGAATCGCTGACCGGTGCGGAAACGCTGAAAGCCATGGGCGGGGAAGGCGGCATGCTCTCGCGCTGGCATCGCCTCGCCGATATCGGCGGCCATTCGCAGCTGCGCCTGCGCAACATCAACTCGGTCGCAGTCAGCCTCGCGCAGGTGTTCCAGCAGATCTCGACCGTCGCGCTGATCATCGGCGGTTATTATCTCTTCGCGGCGGGCGAGATCACCATGGGCGCGATCATCGCCATCGTCATGCTCGCCTCGCGCTCGCTTGCCCCGGCTGGCCAGATCGCCTTCCTGCTGACCCGCGGACGGCAGGCGAAGGAAACGCTCGCCAGCATCGAACGGATGTTCGAAGGCTCGGACGAGCGCAAGCTTGGCGCGAGCGTGGCGCCGGCTGCGATCACGCGTCCGCGCATCGTCTTCGAAGATGCCGAATTCCGCTATGCCGAGGAAGCGCCTGCCGCGCTGACCGGCCTCAACCTCACCATTGAGCCGGGCGAGCGGATCGCCATCGTGGGCCGCGTGGCCTCGGGCAAGTCGACCTTCGGCCGCCTGCTATGCGGCCTCTACGCGCCGAGCAAGGGCGCGATGATAGTCAACGGCATCGACAGCCGCCAGTACCGACCGCACCAGCTTCGCGAGGCCCTGGGCTTCGTGGGGCAGGACGCGGCGCTGTTTTCGGGGTCGGTGCGTGACAACCTTACGCTCGGCCGCATGGGCCTTTCGGAGGAGGCGCTGCTCGAAGCCATGCGCTCGACCGGAGCCGACCAGTTCCTCAGCCGCGATGCAGGCGGGTTCGACCGTTCGGTCGGCGAAGACGGACGCCAGCTTTCCGGCGGCCAGCGCAGCTTCCTCTCGCTCGCCCGCGCGCTGGTAGAGCCGCGCGAGCTGCTGTTCCTAGACGAACCGACCGGCGCGATGGACAGCGAGACGGAGAAGATGTTCGTCGAACGGCTGTCGGGCGCGATGCGCCCCGAGCAGACGCTGGTCATCTCGACCCACCGCCCCGCGCTCTTCGCGATCTGCAATCGCCTGATCGTGCTCGACAAGGGCCGGGTGGCCGCCGATGGCCCGATCAAGGAAGTGCTCGCGAAGGCCGGCGCCTCGCGCGGAGGCGTGTCGTGA